A single genomic interval of Streptomyces graminofaciens harbors:
- the treS gene encoding maltose alpha-D-glucosyltransferase, whose product MIVNEPVPDTFEDTPQKDRDPDWFKRAVFYEVLVRSFQDSNGDGVGDLKGLTAKLDYLQWLGIDCIWLPPFFKSPLRDGGYDVSDYTAVLPEFGDLADFVEFVDAAHQRGMRVIIDFVMNHTSDQHPWFQESRKDPDGPYGDYYVWADDDKQFDDARIIFVDTEASNWTFDPVRKQYYWHRFFAHQPDLNYENPAVQEEIVSALRFWLDLGIDGFRLDAVPYLYQQEGTNCENLPATHDFLKRVRKEIDAHYPDTVLLAEANQWPEDVVDYFGDFPSGGDECHMAFHFPVMPRIFMAVRRESRYPVSEVLAKTPSIPSGCQWGIFLRNHDELTLEMVTDEERDYMYAEYAKDPRMRANIGIRRRLAPLLDNDRNQIELFTALLLSLPGSPILYYGDEIGMGDNIWLGDRDGVRTPMQWTPDRNAGFSSSDPGRLFLPTIMDPVYGYQVTNVEASMSSPSSLLHWTRRMIEIRKQNPAFGLGSYNELPSSNPAVLAYLREYEDDLVLCVNNFSRFPQPTELDLRAYEGRHPVELIGGVRFPAIGELPYLLTLAGHGFYWFRLRKDPV is encoded by the coding sequence ATGATCGTCAACGAACCCGTTCCGGACACCTTCGAGGACACTCCGCAGAAGGACCGGGACCCGGACTGGTTCAAACGCGCCGTCTTCTACGAAGTCCTCGTCCGCTCCTTCCAGGACAGCAACGGCGACGGCGTCGGCGACCTCAAGGGCCTGACCGCCAAACTCGACTATCTGCAGTGGCTGGGCATCGACTGCATCTGGCTCCCGCCCTTCTTCAAATCCCCCCTGCGCGACGGCGGTTACGACGTCTCCGACTACACCGCCGTCCTCCCCGAGTTCGGCGACCTCGCCGACTTCGTGGAATTCGTCGACGCCGCCCACCAACGCGGTATGCGCGTCATCATCGACTTCGTCATGAACCACACCAGCGACCAGCACCCCTGGTTCCAGGAGTCGAGAAAGGACCCCGACGGCCCCTACGGCGACTACTACGTCTGGGCCGACGACGACAAGCAGTTCGACGACGCCCGCATCATCTTCGTCGACACCGAGGCCTCCAACTGGACCTTCGACCCGGTCCGCAAGCAGTACTACTGGCACCGCTTCTTCGCCCACCAGCCGGACCTCAACTACGAGAACCCGGCCGTGCAGGAGGAGATCGTCTCGGCGCTGCGGTTCTGGCTGGACCTGGGCATCGACGGCTTCCGACTGGACGCGGTGCCGTACCTGTACCAGCAGGAGGGCACGAACTGCGAGAACCTGCCCGCCACCCATGACTTCCTGAAGCGGGTGCGGAAGGAGATCGACGCGCATTACCCGGACACGGTTCTCCTGGCGGAGGCCAACCAATGGCCGGAGGACGTCGTCGACTACTTCGGGGACTTCCCCAGCGGCGGCGACGAATGCCACATGGCATTCCATTTCCCCGTCATGCCCCGCATCTTCATGGCGGTGCGGCGGGAATCCCGCTACCCGGTCTCGGAAGTCCTCGCCAAGACCCCGTCGATCCCGTCCGGCTGCCAGTGGGGCATCTTCCTGCGCAACCACGACGAGCTGACCCTCGAAATGGTCACCGACGAAGAACGCGACTACATGTACGCGGAATACGCGAAGGACCCGCGTATGCGCGCCAACATCGGAATCCGCAGGCGCCTGGCCCCACTCCTGGACAACGACCGCAACCAGATCGAACTGTTCACCGCCCTGCTGCTCTCCCTCCCCGGCTCGCCGATCCTCTACTACGGCGACGAGATCGGCATGGGCGACAACATCTGGCTCGGCGACCGCGACGGAGTCCGCACACCGATGCAGTGGACCCCGGACCGCAACGCGGGCTTCTCCTCGTCCGACCCGGGACGGCTGTTCCTCCCGACCATCATGGACCCGGTCTACGGCTACCAGGTGACGAACGTCGAGGCGTCGATGTCCTCGCCGTCCTCGCTCCTGCACTGGACCCGGCGCATGATCGAGATCCGCAAGCAGAACCCGGCGTTCGGACTCGGCTCCTACAACGAGCTGCCCTCGTCGAACCCGGCCGTCCTCGCCTATCTCCGCGAGTACGAGGACGACCTGGTGCTCTGCGTGAACAACTTCTCCCGCTTCCCGCAGCCCACCGAACTCGACCTGCGCGCCTACGAGGGACGCCACCCCGTCGAACTCATCGGCGGCGTCCGCTTCCCAGCGATCGGCGAACTGCCCTACCTCCTCACCCTCGCGGGCCACGGCTTCTACTGGTTCCGCCTGCGAAAGGACCCCGTGTAG
- a CDS encoding maltokinase N-terminal cap-like domain-containing protein: protein MSEAVTHTIAKSSGWLDPLLREWLPRQRWFAGKGRPVTGFTPVAATELLPLDSNLGLLHLLVRTHQPLVPAQGAPAVPADCYQLLIGVRETLPPRLAPALIGHVTEGPLAGRTVYDALHDPRLADVLLEALRTEARVGELRCERDLDHRIAEHLVPRLVTSEQSNSSIVYGDTFILKLFRRVVAGANPDLELPLLLSREGCRRVPAPAAWMLADLDSVGGNGSGSGSASGSDFVSGSGSGSGSSPGSGSGSVSGDGTHVLGVLQPYLQGAADGWELALSVLAKGEDFTAEARALGRTTAEVHTALARALPTVTFGRAQLEALVDGMTERLDAAAQAVPALRPYAPGLHTAFEALADLAAEGRSWTAQRIHGDLHLGQCLRSPSGVGDDAGPASVSASASASASDSASASASPSGEWSLIDFEGEPAKPLAERRMPQPVARDIAGMLRSFDYAAHSVQPPATDWAALCRAAYCSGYAEVAGADPRTDPVLLRAFETDKAVYEVLYEARHRPDWLQVPLTAVRRLAAGADVP from the coding sequence ATGTCGGAAGCCGTCACGCACACCATCGCGAAAAGCTCTGGCTGGCTGGACCCGCTGCTGCGGGAGTGGTTGCCGCGGCAGCGGTGGTTCGCGGGCAAAGGACGCCCCGTCACCGGGTTCACCCCGGTGGCGGCGACCGAACTGCTGCCGCTGGACTCGAACCTCGGCCTGCTGCACCTTCTCGTACGCACCCACCAGCCCCTCGTACCGGCCCAGGGCGCGCCCGCCGTCCCCGCCGACTGCTACCAGCTGCTGATCGGCGTACGCGAGACCCTGCCGCCCCGGCTCGCACCCGCGCTGATCGGCCATGTGACCGAGGGACCGCTGGCCGGGCGCACGGTGTACGACGCGCTGCACGACCCCCGGCTCGCCGATGTGCTGCTGGAGGCGCTGCGGACGGAGGCACGCGTCGGCGAGCTGCGCTGCGAGCGGGACCTGGACCATCGGATCGCGGAGCATCTCGTGCCGCGTCTGGTGACCTCGGAGCAGTCCAACTCGTCGATCGTCTATGGCGATACGTTCATTCTGAAGCTGTTCCGCCGGGTCGTGGCAGGCGCCAACCCCGATCTGGAACTGCCGCTGCTGCTGTCGCGCGAGGGGTGCCGCCGGGTGCCGGCGCCGGCGGCCTGGATGCTGGCGGACCTGGACTCCGTGGGCGGCAATGGTTCAGGTTCAGGCTCCGCTTCAGGTTCTGATTTCGTTTCCGGTTCCGGTTCTGGTTCTGGTTCCAGTCCTGGTTCTGGTTCTGGTTCCGTCTCGGGTGACGGGACGCATGTACTGGGGGTGCTCCAACCGTATCTCCAGGGCGCTGCCGACGGCTGGGAGCTGGCGTTGAGCGTGCTGGCCAAGGGGGAGGACTTCACGGCGGAGGCGCGGGCGCTGGGACGCACGACGGCCGAGGTCCACACGGCTCTGGCCCGGGCCCTGCCGACGGTCACCTTCGGCCGGGCCCAACTGGAGGCGCTCGTCGACGGGATGACCGAACGGCTGGACGCCGCCGCCCAGGCCGTACCGGCGCTCCGGCCCTACGCGCCCGGGCTGCACACGGCCTTCGAGGCGCTCGCGGATCTGGCGGCCGAGGGGCGCTCGTGGACGGCCCAGCGCATCCATGGGGATCTGCATCTGGGGCAGTGCCTGCGGTCGCCCTCCGGTGTCGGTGACGATGCCGGTCCTGCTTCCGTTTCCGCATCCGCATCCGCATCCGCATCCGATTCTGCTTCTGCTTCTGCTTCACCTTCCGGCGAGTGGTCTCTCATAGATTTCGAGGGCGAGCCGGCCAAACCGCTCGCCGAGCGGCGGATGCCCCAGCCCGTCGCCCGCGACATCGCCGGAATGCTCCGCTCCTTCGACTACGCCGCGCACTCCGTCCAGCCACCGGCCACCGACTGGGCGGCCCTGTGCCGGGCCGCGTACTGCTCCGGGTACGCGGAGGTCGCCGGGGCGGATCCGCGCACCGATCCCGTGCTGCTGCGCGCCTTCGAGACCGACAAGGCGGTGTACGAGGTCCTCTACGAGGCCCGCCACCGCCCCGACTGGCTCCAGGTCCCGCTGACGGCGGTCCGTCGGCTGGCCGCCGGTGCCGATGTTCCCTGA
- the glgB gene encoding 1,4-alpha-glucan branching enzyme, translating to MTPRPPSEDSTQHTGADAQNETVEARPAVRKTAGKKTVAKKATAKQATAKKTPAQKAPAKKATAKKAPAKKATAKKTASKTAAATTSPAKKTAAKKPAKAVKAVKAVKTAKATKATKTTKVPKPRKAPGVAPAFSPAVDGGDRERLVSGTHHDPHSVLGAHPAPGGVVFRAFRPYALGVSVVVDSLRAELHDDGDGFFSGLLPLREVPPSYRLLVSYEESVQETEDAYRFLPAIGELDLYLIGEGRHEELWRALGAEPMTHQGVTGTRFTVWAPNARGVRLAGTFNFWDGSGYPMRSLGSSGVWELFVPGIGDGELYKFEITRPDGSKTLRADPLARHTQAPPNTSSIIHASAYEWGDGEWMTRRADVPVHQAPFSVYEIHLASWRPGLTYRQLAEQLPAYVKDLGFTHVELLPVAEHPFGGSWGYQVTGFYAPTARLGTPDDFKYLVDALHRAGIGVLMDWVPAHFPRDDWALAEFDGRPLYEHEDPSRAAHPDWGTLEFDYGRREVRNFLVANAVYWCEEFHIDGLRVDAVASMLYLDYSREPGQWTPNEHGGRENLDAVAFLQEMNATVYRRVPGVVTIAEESTAWDGVTRATHHTGPGGFGGLGFGLKWNMGWMHDSLGYMAKEPVHRKHHHNEMTFSMVYAYSENYVLPISHDEVVHGKGSLVSKMPGDWWQRRANHRAYLGFMWAHPGKQLLFMGQEFAQGAEWSEAHGPDWWLLDPAYGAEADHRGVRDLVRDLNAVYRHTPALWERDTEPDGFQWVTGDAADDNVLAFLRYDAEGSPVLAVSNFSPVVREEYRLGVPEEVPAWVEVLNTDAERYGGGGVGNADPVKPEPQAWHGRSASVRLTLPPLSTVWLRPA from the coding sequence GTGACTCCCCGTCCGCCGTCCGAGGACAGCACGCAGCACACCGGCGCAGACGCGCAGAACGAGACCGTCGAGGCCAGGCCCGCGGTCAGGAAGACGGCCGGGAAGAAGACCGTGGCGAAGAAGGCGACGGCGAAACAGGCGACCGCGAAGAAGACACCGGCGCAGAAGGCCCCCGCGAAGAAGGCCACCGCCAAGAAGGCCCCGGCGAAGAAGGCCACCGCCAAGAAGACCGCGAGCAAGACAGCCGCCGCCACGACGAGCCCCGCCAAGAAGACCGCCGCGAAGAAGCCGGCCAAGGCGGTGAAGGCCGTGAAGGCGGTGAAGACCGCCAAGGCGACCAAGGCCACCAAGACCACCAAGGTGCCCAAGCCCCGCAAGGCCCCCGGGGTGGCCCCCGCCTTCTCCCCGGCCGTCGACGGCGGTGACCGTGAGCGGCTGGTCTCGGGCACGCATCACGATCCGCACTCCGTTCTGGGGGCGCACCCCGCGCCCGGGGGCGTGGTGTTCCGGGCGTTCCGGCCGTACGCGCTCGGGGTGAGCGTGGTGGTGGACTCGCTGCGGGCCGAGCTGCACGACGACGGGGACGGCTTCTTCTCCGGGCTGCTGCCGCTGCGGGAGGTGCCCCCCTCGTACCGGCTGCTCGTCTCGTACGAGGAGAGCGTGCAGGAGACCGAGGACGCGTACCGTTTCCTGCCCGCGATCGGCGAGCTGGACCTGTACCTGATCGGCGAGGGCCGGCACGAGGAGCTGTGGCGGGCGCTGGGCGCCGAGCCCATGACCCACCAGGGTGTGACCGGTACCCGCTTCACGGTGTGGGCGCCGAACGCGCGCGGGGTGCGGCTGGCCGGGACCTTCAACTTCTGGGACGGCAGCGGCTATCCGATGCGCTCGCTGGGGTCGTCCGGGGTGTGGGAGCTGTTCGTGCCCGGGATCGGCGACGGCGAGCTCTACAAGTTCGAGATCACGCGGCCGGACGGCTCGAAGACCCTCCGGGCCGACCCGCTGGCGCGCCACACGCAGGCCCCGCCGAACACGTCGTCGATCATCCACGCGTCCGCCTACGAGTGGGGCGACGGGGAGTGGATGACGAGGCGCGCGGACGTCCCCGTCCACCAGGCCCCCTTCTCGGTCTACGAGATCCACCTGGCCTCCTGGCGCCCCGGCCTGACCTACCGCCAACTGGCCGAGCAGCTCCCGGCGTACGTGAAGGACCTCGGCTTCACCCACGTCGAGCTGCTCCCCGTGGCCGAGCACCCCTTCGGCGGCTCCTGGGGCTATCAGGTCACCGGCTTCTACGCGCCCACGGCCCGGCTCGGCACCCCCGACGACTTCAAGTACCTGGTCGACGCCCTGCACCGGGCCGGGATCGGCGTACTGATGGACTGGGTGCCGGCCCACTTCCCGCGCGACGACTGGGCATTGGCCGAGTTCGACGGGCGTCCGCTGTACGAGCACGAGGACCCGTCGCGGGCGGCGCATCCCGACTGGGGAACGCTGGAGTTCGACTACGGGCGGCGGGAGGTGCGGAACTTCCTGGTGGCGAACGCGGTGTACTGGTGCGAGGAGTTCCACATCGACGGGCTGCGGGTGGATGCCGTGGCCTCGATGCTGTACCTGGACTACTCGCGTGAGCCGGGTCAATGGACGCCGAACGAGCACGGCGGCCGGGAGAACCTGGACGCGGTCGCGTTCCTGCAGGAGATGAACGCGACGGTGTACCGGCGGGTGCCGGGGGTGGTGACCATCGCGGAGGAGTCGACCGCCTGGGACGGCGTCACGCGCGCCACGCACCACACCGGGCCGGGCGGCTTCGGGGGTCTCGGCTTCGGCCTGAAGTGGAACATGGGCTGGATGCACGACTCGCTGGGCTACATGGCGAAGGAGCCCGTCCACCGCAAGCACCACCACAACGAGATGACGTTCTCGATGGTGTACGCGTACAGCGAGAACTACGTGCTCCCCATCTCCCACGACGAGGTCGTCCACGGCAAGGGCTCGCTGGTGTCGAAGATGCCGGGCGACTGGTGGCAGCGGCGGGCCAACCACCGGGCGTACCTGGGCTTCATGTGGGCCCATCCCGGCAAGCAACTCCTCTTCATGGGGCAGGAGTTCGCGCAGGGGGCGGAGTGGTCGGAGGCGCACGGGCCGGACTGGTGGCTGCTGGATCCGGCGTACGGGGCGGAGGCGGACCACCGGGGGGTTCGGGACCTCGTCCGGGACCTCAACGCGGTCTACCGGCACACCCCTGCGTTGTGGGAGCGGGACACCGAGCCGGACGGGTTCCAGTGGGTGACCGGGGACGCGGCCGACGACAATGTGCTGGCGTTCCTGAGGTACGACGCGGAGGGTTCGCCGGTGTTGGCGGTCTCGAACTTCTCGCCGGTCGTCCGGGAGGAGTATCGGTTGGGGGTGCCGGAGGAGGTGCCGGCCTGGGTCGAGGTGCTCAACACGGATGCGGAGCGGTACGGGGGTGGCGGCGTCGGTAACGCGGATCCGGTGAAGCCGGAGCCCCAGGCCTGGCACGGCCGCTCCGCCAGCGTCCGCCTCACTCTGCCGCCGCTGTCGACGGTCTGGCTTCGCCCCGCCTGA
- a CDS encoding cytochrome, which translates to METHPFAAAPADSPTLESLSVEPLLTSEFDVDPGSVYERLRRTYGPVAPVGLMGVPAWLVLDYREVLEVLRNESVWRRDVRHWRARAEGRLPQDWPLLAGYEVRQTMFFDDEEHRAARQTYHSAMRPFQDGHSPEGWELRAAVARYADELVGMLAAESGRVGFADLAAQYTRPLLLMVTTKLFGCPVELSDEIVMDLWRMLDGGPDAGPATGRVLGAMTRLAAHRRSRPGEDLTSYMLLADPTLSDEQLGRELFMNAVYLNDITGNMVCNTLLEVLRGNASVRRSLSAGQVGETVNRAALANPPTANLCFRFAARDVRLGNFWIRAGDIVSPSVASAHRDLLAIQSSHLVDSAISTRAHLAWGAGPHQCPSAARELAGTIMTTAVGRIFEHFAKAELTLPPDQLPWRSGPVVRGLRLLPVRYELSAGVVVPGPPEGAEKTDGVVAVPEAERQRSGLLGALRRMMFGGRKA; encoded by the coding sequence ATGGAAACACATCCGTTCGCGGCCGCTCCGGCCGACAGCCCCACGCTGGAGTCGCTGAGCGTGGAGCCGTTGCTGACCTCGGAGTTCGACGTGGATCCGGGGAGCGTGTACGAGCGACTGCGGCGTACGTACGGCCCGGTGGCGCCCGTGGGTCTGATGGGCGTACCGGCTTGGTTGGTCCTCGACTACCGCGAGGTGCTGGAGGTCCTGCGCAACGAGAGCGTGTGGCGGCGGGACGTACGGCACTGGCGGGCCCGCGCGGAGGGGCGGCTGCCGCAGGACTGGCCGCTGCTCGCCGGGTACGAGGTACGGCAGACGATGTTCTTCGACGACGAGGAACACCGGGCCGCGCGGCAGACGTACCACTCGGCGATGCGGCCCTTCCAGGACGGCCACAGCCCCGAGGGGTGGGAGCTGAGGGCGGCCGTCGCCCGGTACGCGGACGAGCTGGTCGGGATGCTGGCCGCCGAGTCCGGGCGGGTCGGTTTCGCGGATCTGGCGGCGCAGTACACACGGCCGCTGCTGCTGATGGTCACGACCAAGCTGTTCGGCTGCCCGGTGGAGCTGAGCGACGAGATCGTCATGGACCTGTGGCGGATGCTGGACGGGGGGCCGGACGCCGGGCCGGCGACGGGGCGGGTGCTGGGCGCGATGACCCGCCTGGCGGCGCACCGCCGCTCGCGACCGGGCGAGGACCTGACCTCGTACATGCTGCTCGCGGACCCCACGCTGAGCGACGAGCAGCTGGGCCGTGAGCTGTTCATGAACGCGGTCTATCTGAACGACATCACGGGGAACATGGTCTGCAACACGCTGCTGGAGGTGTTGCGCGGCAACGCGAGCGTGCGGCGGAGCCTGTCGGCCGGGCAGGTCGGCGAGACGGTGAACCGGGCGGCCCTCGCGAATCCGCCGACCGCCAATCTCTGCTTCCGGTTCGCGGCGCGGGACGTGCGGCTGGGGAACTTCTGGATCCGGGCCGGTGACATCGTCTCGCCGTCGGTGGCCTCCGCGCATCGGGACCTGCTGGCCATCCAGTCGTCCCACCTCGTCGACTCCGCGATCAGTACGCGGGCGCATCTGGCGTGGGGGGCTGGGCCGCACCAGTGCCCCAGCGCCGCGCGCGAGCTGGCCGGGACGATCATGACGACTGCTGTCGGCCGCATCTTCGAACACTTCGCCAAGGCAGAACTGACCCTGCCGCCGGACCAGTTGCCGTGGCGGTCGGGGCCGGTGGTGCGGGGGCTGCGGCTGCTGCCGGTCCGGTACGAGTTGAGCGCGGGGGTGGTTGTGCCCGGGCCGCCGGAGGGCGCGGAGAAGACGGACGGGGTGGTCGCCGTGCCCGAGGCCGAGCGGCAGAGGAGCGGGTTGCTGGGGGCGTTGCGGAGGATGATGTTCGGGGGGCGGAAGGCCTGA